Below is a window of Strix uralensis isolate ZFMK-TIS-50842 chromosome 8, bStrUra1, whole genome shotgun sequence DNA.
GGAACACTCAGAACAGAAAAAGGAGCaagacagcaaaaaaaccccttccttttgGAAAGGTTTGCTGACAGCTTTACTGGTGAACCAAAACGTTATTGTGTGTCCTGAAAGCCcagaatttcttcttctgttttttccctcttggtTGTTACTGGCTATTCTCCTTCtccagcaatttttaaaaaaaataattcttccctCCTGTCAAATATTTCTTTACTTCCTAGATTACTATTACAGCTTGTACCATGATTAAAAGTGAAAAGgatagtaaatattttcttcagtaatcTGTCACATGGACATTTAATTTAATTCCTCTCTTGGTCCCCATGTTTTGCACACATGATAAAAATAACCCGACCTACATCTACACCTCGGGTCGAGACAGCAGTGCTTGAAGAAGCTGTTGTACCACCTTCTGTTTTAACGGCACCATGACCAAACCTGTTATTTCATACAACCACAGTTCTACAGACTCTCTAATCGTTCCCTGCTTCCGCTAACGCCAGTGGAAGGGGAGCAGAGAGGTTGCTGGAGACTCTCGGTTGATTCTAGGAAAGCCCGAAGCCAGGTGCTGAGGCCGAAGGGTGCCTGCAGCGGGCGGCTGCTCTGCCCTAGCGGGGGGCAGCAGAGGCCGGCGGAGcttccccggggcggggggcaggcagggcttcACCACGGACCGACCACCCACCCGCTTCGCCTCCCTGCGCTCACGAATTTGAAACACACACGCCCGTGCAAAGCACCGCTGCCTCACGCCGGCTCCTCACCCGATTCCAGcggctcctgctcctcctccggCAGAAACCTGGCTTTGCTGGCCTGCCGGGGCGCGTCCTCGCCGTTGTCCTCGTAGATGTTGGACCACTTTATGGCCATGTCGAGggcagggggcggcgggggcttcTTCTCGGGCGGGCTGTAGGTCTCCGGCGGGGGCACGGCGTTGCTCTTCCACACCTTGAACTCCTTGGGGGGCTGTAAGAGACGGCGGGGCACCCGTCACGCCGGGCCTCGGCGCCCGGGGCGGCTCCaaggcggcgcggcccggcccggcccggcccccccggccgccTCGGGCTGCCCCCGCGCCCTTCCGGCCCCCTCGGGCTGCCCCCCGGACACCCCCGGGCCCCTCGGgctgccccccgcgcccccccggcccccgcacCTCCTCGGGCGCCCGCAGGACGCGGCTCTCCCAGTCGATCTGCTTGTTGAGCGGGTTGTAGAGGAAGGCGGGCGGCTGCGACACCCTACGGAACAGCTCGTCGGGCGGCGgcagccgcggccgccgccccgggctgccccccgccgccgcacCGCCCCCCGCCTGGCGCTCGTCGTGCTGCGGCTCGTCGGCCTCCGAGTCGGAGCTGGAGCTGCCGTAGGCCGCGAAGTAGCCCAGCGGGTCCTCCCCCTCCGCCGCCATGGCGGGGCCTGCCGCCGCGACACCGCCCGCACGGAAACCGGCGCCGCGCCGAGCGTTCCGGCctgccgccgcggcggcgggagcccgagccccccccccagccccgccgcggccgcccctgATGCTGCCTGCCCGGGGCCGGTCTCCGCGCTGGCCCCGGGAGGCGAGACCCACGCGCGGGTGAGGTCCCGGTTTGCACTGGCAGGGGCTCCGGCAAGAGGAGGCGGTGGCCAAATCGGCGGCcgccaggggaggggggggcagggctCGCCCCCAGGAACTCggggattttttcccctctaagagAGCAGAGACAGACACAGAAAATCAGACATGAAACCGAGACAACCTCCATTTCTCCTTTTTTACACCTGCAGGACTATGTAGAGAGAAAACACGTTTTCCTTAGTGTTCGAGTGTAGTTAAGCAGCTGAGGTCTTAATGTCACATGCACGTTCTCCCTCTGCACTGCTCTTGTCCTGCAGGCACAGGTGTTTCACAGCAAGTCAGTCTTTCCACCAAAGACAAACCTCTCTTACAAAACAATGAGAATGAACGAAAGCCTCCCGcacatacaaaaccaaaaccacacatcCAGATACGGGCATGAACTGCTCTTACAACCTATGCATTTTAATAATGAGAGGCAGACAGGAGAAGAGGCAATTATACAAAAAACTTTATTCCAAAagtgataaaaacatttcaaacttttaaaaaaatgtatgctaTAAACATCTAGTAAGATAATACATTCATTTAAGTCTCAGGTTGATAGGCTCCGCTGCAGCAGCCATCCCTGCAGAGGCAGGCTTCCTGCAGGCTGCGTGGCACTGTGGCAGGCAGCACACCTCAGGGGCTGAGATTGAGATCTGCAAGGCAGTCTACACCCTGCTCTTTCTGAGTTATGGCCAAGCTTGCTCCATCTCCTCCATTTACAGGAGCCCAAGAAGGGACCCGAACTCAAGCACAGCTCTAGGTGGTTACTGTGGGCATTTAGACAAATCAATTTTCAGACATCCTGAGTATGTGTAACTACAGTTCAAGTTAATGGAAGAGAGGGATTTAAGCCTACCCTTAATTTCATGTTAGAGAGCAAAATTTTGTTTGCATATTTAGGCACTTAACTTCAAGAGTGCCTTCTGAACCAAGCAGTTttgttgaaaagcattttcacCATCCTGACAGCCTATGACCTTAGATGcatacaagaaaaacaaggatttGTATAAACACTAAACAGAAGCCCACATCTTTATCAAATGTAAGCTATTCATATACTAAAGTATGGAGTGTAGTTGAACATTGCAGTTTATTTTAACCTACCTCCAAAACCAgagtaaacatgaaaaaaaaattagagactGTACTGAGGTCCTGCAGATGGGCCTGTCTCCACAAAAGGAGTTTATGAGTATTACCTGTGTTTGAATTTCATTGGAATTACATGGCTATAGCACTGTATGAGagccaaaataatttaaagcCTTAAATTCAAACCTACTCTTTGATACACTGAAAGCATCCCCTCACTTTCAAGTGTAGCACTGCAGAACACAACTGTACACATTTCCAAGTAAGAGTTTGTCTTTGCCTAATAATTTCAAAGTGATTATAGGCCAACTTCATAAGAAGTAGATTGCAACTCAAGAGTAGAGTATGAAGGGCATACAGCATGTTACACTGTGTCAAGAAATGAGAACCTTCCCATGTTGAAatagtttaaaatgcatttgactCGAGAAACCATTTGAAATGTAAACCTGTGCTATCTGCTTTGAAGAGTAGGTATCTGAAGTGCAGCATTTCCAAGAGTCCTTCAGGTATGGATACTTCTTGCTACAGGACTCCTCCTCTACTTACCTACT
It encodes the following:
- the C8H1orf52 gene encoding UPF0690 protein C1orf52 homolog; this encodes MAAEGEDPLGYFAAYGSSSSDSEADEPQHDERQAGGGAAAGGSPGRRPRLPPPDELFRRVSQPPAFLYNPLNKQIDWESRVLRAPEEPPKEFKVWKSNAVPPPETYSPPEKKPPPPPALDMAIKWSNIYEDNGEDAPRQASKARFLPEEEQEPLESDGEKDDEPASAKKRKLDSGEQTKKKKL